The Streptomyces sp. JB150 genomic interval AGACGTGGGTGCCGCGGGACAGGTACTCCTTGACGATGTCGTTCTGGGTCGTCCCCTGGAGCCTGGTGATGTCCGCGCCCTGCTCCTCGGCGACGACCTGGTAGAGCGCCAGCAGCCACATGGCGGTGGCGTTGATCGTCATCGAGGTGTTCATCTGCTCCAGGGGGATGTCCTGGAACAGCCGGCGCATGTCACCGAGGTGCGCGACGGGCACCCCGACCCGGCCGACCTCGCCGCGGGCGAGGACGTGGTCCGGGTCGTAGCCGGTCTGGGTCGGCAGGTCGAACGCCACCGACAGACCCGTCTGGCCCTTGGCGAGGTTGCGCCGGTACAGCTCGTTGGACGCCTCGGCCGTGGAGTGACCGGCGTAGGTGCGCATGAGCCACGGCCGGTCCTTCTCCCGCCTGCCGTCGGCGGGCTGACGCTCAGTCATCTATGACCCCGGGTGTCCTCAGATGTTGCGGAAGCGGTTGATGGCGTCGATGTGCCGGGCGCGCATCTCCTCGTCGCGGACGCCCAGGCCCTCCTCGGGCGCCAGGCACAGCACGCCGACCTTGCCCTGGTGCAGGTTGCGGTGGACGTCGTAGGCGGCCTGGCCGGTGTCCTCGAGGCGGTACGTCTTCGACAGCGTGGGGTGGATCTTGCCCTTGGCGATGAGGCGGTTGGCCTCGTACGCCTCGCGGTAGTTGGCGAAGTGCGAGCCGATGATCCGCTTCAGCGACATCCACAGGTAGCGGTTGTCGTACTCGTGCATGTAGCCCGAGGTCGAGGCGCAGGTGGTGATGGTGCCGCCCTTGCGGGTGACGTAGACGGACGCGCCGAAGGTCTCGCGGCCGGGGTGCTCGAAGACGATGTCGATGTCCTCGCCGCCGGTGAGTTCGCGGATGCGCTTGCCGAAGCGCTTCCACTCCTTGGGGTCCTGGGTGTGCTCGTCCTTCCAGAACCTGTAGCCCTCGGCGTTGCGGTCGATGACGTGCTCGGCGCCCATCTTCCGGCAGATCTCGGCCTTCTCCGGCGAGGAGACGACACAGATCGGGGTGGCGCCGCCGGCCAGGGCGAACTGGGTGGCGTAGGAGCCGAGACCGCCGCTCGCGCCCCAGATCAGGACGTTGTCGCCCTGCTTCATGGCGGCGCCGTTGCGGGAGACGAGCTGCCGGTAGGCGGTGGAGTTGACCAGGCCGGGGGCGGCGGCCTCCTCCCAGGTGAGGTGCTTCGGCTTCGGCATGAGCTGGTTGGTCTTCACCAGCGCGATCTCGGCGAGGCCGCCGAAGTTGGTCTCGAAGCCCCAGATGCGCTGCTCGGGGTCGAGCATGGTGTCGTCGTGGCCGTCGGGGGACTCCAGCTCGACGCTCAGACAGTGCGCGACGACCTCGTCGCCGGGCTTCCAGGCGTTGACGCCGGGACCGGTGCGCAGGACGACGCCCGCGAGGTCCGAGCCGATGATGTGGTACGGCAGGTCGTGCCGCTTGGTCAGCGGGGACAGCTTGCCGTAGCGCTCCAGGAAGGCGAACGTGGACACCGGCTCGAAGATCGAGGTCCACACCGAGTTGTAGTTGACCGAGGAGGCCATGACGGCCACCAGGGCCTCGCCCGGGCCGAGTTCCGGAACCGGCACCTCGTCCAGGTGGATGGACTTGCGCGGGTCCTTGTCGCGGGTCTGCAGGCCCGCGAACATCTCGACCTCGTCCTTGTGGACGGTGATCGCGCGGTACGACTCGGGGAGCGGCAGGTTGGCGAAGTCGGCCGAGCCGGCCTCGCGGGACTGGATCGCGTCCAGGATGTCCTTCACGGTCACGGTGTTGCCTCCGGCGATGAGCGCCCTCGAGGGAAGGGCGCTGAGGGTTACGTCGGTGCTGCTGAGGGGTGAGGGTTTTCGGGGTGCCGTCGGTTCGGCGGGTGGTGCTTCGGCAGCGCGTTGTGGCGCGGGAGGGTGCCTGTGACGCAGGCGTCCGGGCGCGCGGGCCATGGGCTCGCGGGGACAGTCGCCGCACAGTGATCGGGTGCGCCGGCCGCCCGGACACCCTCAACGTATGGCACGCCGTGTCAGGTGACAAGGCACTGGGTGCCAGAAGTTGCTCTCAGATGAATTCTTTACCCGACAGATGAGCGATGATCGATCGAAGGGGGTCTTCGAGAGGGGGGAAAAGGGGCTCTGACATGCCAAAACGGCCACCCCGTGGGGTGGCCGTCATCACATCGTGCGCGCGGGCCGGCGCGGCGGTCAGCGCTCCTTCAGCGCCTCCTCGATGGTCCGCATGACCTCGTCCAGCGGCGCGTCGGTGCGCGCCACGGTCACCAGGACCTCGCCGTGCGCGGAGGCCGTCGCCGCGGGCGGCCGCGGGGCCGTGGTGCGGCCCGCCATGATCCCGGTGCCGAAGGTCTTGCGGACGATCGCGAAGGCGTGGTCGAGCTGGGCCTCCACGTCGCCCTGGCCGCCCGCCCTCAGCCAGCGCCGCAGAACGTGGTTGTGCGCGGTGACCACGGCGGACGCGGCGACCTCCGCCAGCAGCGGATCGTCGTTGGCGTCGTCGTCGTGCGCGTGCTCGTCGAAGTGGCCGAGGAGATAGCGGGTGAACAGGCGCTCGTAGCGGGCCACCGACGCGATCTCCGCCTCGCGCAGGGTGGGCACCTCGCGCGTCAGCTTGTAGCGGGCGACCGAGATCTCCGGCCGGGCCGCGTACATCTTCATCACTTCCTTGATCCCGCGGCACACCGTGTCGAGCGGGTGCTCGTGCGCGGGCGCGGCCTTCAGCACCGCCTCGGCGCGGATCAGAGTGTCGTCGTGGTCCGGGAAGATCGCCTCTTCCTTGGACCGGAAGTGCCGGAAGAAGGTGCGGCGGGCGACCCCGGCCGCGGCCGCGATCTCGTCGACGGTGGTCGCCTCGTACCCCTTGGTCGCGAACAGTTCCATCGCCGCGGCCGCCAGTTCTCGGCGCATTTTCAGCCGCTGGGCGGCGGCGCGACTGCCTGCGGCACTTTCCGGCGCGTCGAGCGTGGCTGGTGTACGGGAGGACTTGGCGGGCTGGGACATGACCCGAACGTACTGCATGTGCGGAGCCTTCTGCGCAGGTCCGGGGTTTCCCCCGCCCGCGGAGGGCGGGGGAGTCCGAGCCGGCGGGGGCGGGGCGAGCCGCTCGGGACCGAGCAGCCCGCCCCAGTCCGCACCCGCCTGGAACCGGTCGCCGGACCGCTCAGCGCCGGGCATGTTCGCGGAAGCCGCGGCCCGTCTTGCGGCCGAGGCAGCCCGCGGCCACCAGGTGCTCCAGGAGCGGCGCGGGGGCCA includes:
- the ccrA gene encoding crotonyl-CoA carboxylase/reductase: MKDILDAIQSREAGSADFANLPLPESYRAITVHKDEVEMFAGLQTRDKDPRKSIHLDEVPVPELGPGEALVAVMASSVNYNSVWTSIFEPVSTFAFLERYGKLSPLTKRHDLPYHIIGSDLAGVVLRTGPGVNAWKPGDEVVAHCLSVELESPDGHDDTMLDPEQRIWGFETNFGGLAEIALVKTNQLMPKPKHLTWEEAAAPGLVNSTAYRQLVSRNGAAMKQGDNVLIWGASGGLGSYATQFALAGGATPICVVSSPEKAEICRKMGAEHVIDRNAEGYRFWKDEHTQDPKEWKRFGKRIRELTGGEDIDIVFEHPGRETFGASVYVTRKGGTITTCASTSGYMHEYDNRYLWMSLKRIIGSHFANYREAYEANRLIAKGKIHPTLSKTYRLEDTGQAAYDVHRNLHQGKVGVLCLAPEEGLGVRDEEMRARHIDAINRFRNI
- a CDS encoding TetR family transcriptional regulator, coding for MSQPAKSSRTPATLDAPESAAGSRAAAQRLKMRRELAAAAMELFATKGYEATTVDEIAAAAGVARRTFFRHFRSKEEAIFPDHDDTLIRAEAVLKAAPAHEHPLDTVCRGIKEVMKMYAARPEISVARYKLTREVPTLREAEIASVARYERLFTRYLLGHFDEHAHDDDANDDPLLAEVAASAVVTAHNHVLRRWLRAGGQGDVEAQLDHAFAIVRKTFGTGIMAGRTTAPRPPAATASAHGEVLVTVARTDAPLDEVMRTIEEALKER